From a single Arachis hypogaea cultivar Tifrunner chromosome 3, arahy.Tifrunner.gnm2.J5K5, whole genome shotgun sequence genomic region:
- the LOC112734564 gene encoding uncharacterized protein isoform X1, with amino-acid sequence MSTNKMCEAISLAILLLVLGSPCSASLFSWKTENKIKTAVHLSPKIEIGPGAVSNKNYYDIDFPRGHVALKGFTAEVVDEAGNSVPLHETYLHHWALIRYRQSKSKLATHASYDPHRVLHVSDSIFESGVVRNSGICQGNVLGQYYGIGSETRGTNTDIPDPFGLEIGNPEEGYEEKWMLNIHAIDTRGVEDKLGCTECRCDLYNVTVNEFGKPLPPDYIGGLNCCYHETQCRLKKGFQGPKRSLYLRYTVKWIDWDEYVVPVKIYIIDVTDTLKISDTSSITSSDHDCRVEYEVDPCNRDTKKGNDCLDVKRTSLPFPKGGYVVYGVAHQHSAGIGATLYGQDGRVICTSMAKYGTGDEAGNEAGYIVGMTTCYPKPGSVKIIDGEKVTLESNYSSSSRSHTGVMGLFYLLVAEQLPHQHYFTHSSSFFRNINNVIN; translated from the exons at GTCAACCAACAAAATGTGTGAGGCGATTTCATTGGCAATACTCTTGCTGGTGTTAGGCAGTCCATGCTcagcttctttattttcttggaaGACTGAGAATAAAATTAAGACAGCAGTTCATCTTTCCCCAAAGATTGAAATAGGACCGGGAGCGGTTTCCAATAAAAATTACTATGATATTGATTTTCCAAGAGGTCATGTTGCTCTCAAGGGTTTCACTGCTGAAGTTGTTGATGAAGCTGGAAACTCTGTACCCCTCCATGAAACTTACCTCCACCATTGGGCTCTTATAAGATACCGTCAATCCAAGTCTAAACTTGCAACACACGCAAGCTATGATCCTCATCGAGTTCTTCATGTGTCAGACTCAATCTTCGAATCAGGGGTTGTGAGAAATAGTGGCATATGCCAGGGAAATGTTCTTGGACAGTATTATGGTATTGGATCTGAAACAAGAGGAACAAATACGGATATTCCAGATCCTTTTGGGTTAGAAATAGGCAATCCTGAAGAAGGGTATGAGGAGAAATGGATGCTTAATATCCACGCCATCGATACGCGAGGCGTGGAGGATAAGTTGGGGTGCACTGAGTGTAGGTGTGACCTTTATAATGTTACAGTCAATGAATTTGGCAAGCCTTTGCCTCCAGATTACATAGGAGGTTTGAATTGTTGCTATCATGAGACTCAGTGCAGGTTGAAGAAAGGCTTTCAAGgtcccaagagaagcctctattTGAGATACACAGTGAAGTGGATTGATTGGGATGAATATGTTGTTCCTGTTAAGATTTATATAATTGATGTCACTGATACTTTGAAAATTTCAGATACTTCAAGTATAACAAGCTCAGATCATGATTGCCGG GTTGAGTATGAAGTAGATCCTTGCAACAGAGACACCAAGAAAGGTAATGATTGTCTTGATGTGAAGAGAACAAGCCTCCCATTTCCAAAGGGTGGCTATGTTGTGTATGGTGTAGCTCATCAACATTCAGCTGGAATTGGAGCAACTCTATATGGACAG GATGGAAGGGTAATATGTACCTCAATGGCAAAATATGGAACTGGAGATGAAGCAGGAAATGAGGCAGGTTACATTGTAGGAATGACCACTTGTTATCCTAAACCAGGTTCTGTAAAGATCATTGATGGCGAAAAAGTAACCCTGGAGTCTAACTACAGCAGCAGCAGTCGAAGTCACACTGGAGTCATGGGGCTTTTCTACCTTCTGGTTGCAGAACAGCTTCCTCATCAACATTACTTCACTCATTCCTCTTCATTCTTCAGGAATATCAACAATGTAATTAATTAA
- the LOC112734564 gene encoding uncharacterized protein isoform X2, with the protein MCEAISLAILLLVLGSPCSASLFSWKTENKIKTAVHLSPKIEIGPGAVSNKNYYDIDFPRGHVALKGFTAEVVDEAGNSVPLHETYLHHWALIRYRQSKSKLATHASYDPHRVLHVSDSIFESGVVRNSGICQGNVLGQYYGIGSETRGTNTDIPDPFGLEIGNPEEGYEEKWMLNIHAIDTRGVEDKLGCTECRCDLYNVTVNEFGKPLPPDYIGGLNCCYHETQCRLKKGFQGPKRSLYLRYTVKWIDWDEYVVPVKIYIIDVTDTLKISDTSSITSSDHDCRVEYEVDPCNRDTKKGNDCLDVKRTSLPFPKGGYVVYGVAHQHSAGIGATLYGQDGRVICTSMAKYGTGDEAGNEAGYIVGMTTCYPKPGSVKIIDGEKVTLESNYSSSSRSHTGVMGLFYLLVAEQLPHQHYFTHSSSFFRNINNVIN; encoded by the exons ATGTGTGAGGCGATTTCATTGGCAATACTCTTGCTGGTGTTAGGCAGTCCATGCTcagcttctttattttcttggaaGACTGAGAATAAAATTAAGACAGCAGTTCATCTTTCCCCAAAGATTGAAATAGGACCGGGAGCGGTTTCCAATAAAAATTACTATGATATTGATTTTCCAAGAGGTCATGTTGCTCTCAAGGGTTTCACTGCTGAAGTTGTTGATGAAGCTGGAAACTCTGTACCCCTCCATGAAACTTACCTCCACCATTGGGCTCTTATAAGATACCGTCAATCCAAGTCTAAACTTGCAACACACGCAAGCTATGATCCTCATCGAGTTCTTCATGTGTCAGACTCAATCTTCGAATCAGGGGTTGTGAGAAATAGTGGCATATGCCAGGGAAATGTTCTTGGACAGTATTATGGTATTGGATCTGAAACAAGAGGAACAAATACGGATATTCCAGATCCTTTTGGGTTAGAAATAGGCAATCCTGAAGAAGGGTATGAGGAGAAATGGATGCTTAATATCCACGCCATCGATACGCGAGGCGTGGAGGATAAGTTGGGGTGCACTGAGTGTAGGTGTGACCTTTATAATGTTACAGTCAATGAATTTGGCAAGCCTTTGCCTCCAGATTACATAGGAGGTTTGAATTGTTGCTATCATGAGACTCAGTGCAGGTTGAAGAAAGGCTTTCAAGgtcccaagagaagcctctattTGAGATACACAGTGAAGTGGATTGATTGGGATGAATATGTTGTTCCTGTTAAGATTTATATAATTGATGTCACTGATACTTTGAAAATTTCAGATACTTCAAGTATAACAAGCTCAGATCATGATTGCCGG GTTGAGTATGAAGTAGATCCTTGCAACAGAGACACCAAGAAAGGTAATGATTGTCTTGATGTGAAGAGAACAAGCCTCCCATTTCCAAAGGGTGGCTATGTTGTGTATGGTGTAGCTCATCAACATTCAGCTGGAATTGGAGCAACTCTATATGGACAG GATGGAAGGGTAATATGTACCTCAATGGCAAAATATGGAACTGGAGATGAAGCAGGAAATGAGGCAGGTTACATTGTAGGAATGACCACTTGTTATCCTAAACCAGGTTCTGTAAAGATCATTGATGGCGAAAAAGTAACCCTGGAGTCTAACTACAGCAGCAGCAGTCGAAGTCACACTGGAGTCATGGGGCTTTTCTACCTTCTGGTTGCAGAACAGCTTCCTCATCAACATTACTTCACTCATTCCTCTTCATTCTTCAGGAATATCAACAATGTAATTAATTAA
- the LOC140183657 gene encoding uncharacterized protein → MAPKTTMKTPRTARKNVVARSSCLGRIREAGVCATLLRELEKTPVDVTQRTLTDLHAEVASLKESKKEWDVVKDNSRNLEWRLFGVYLSTNEAIRVGQFQELTSLIQQCDGRVIILGDFNAIRNQGEKEGRNPRSEVSMENFNSFIDDNMLIDLGMLGGPYTWTNRRGGDELIRERLDRVMIGMQWREQYGLVVVRRLYENGSDHSPLLLDSDPPTWKSKRQFKFQERWCGNDEQQHKSNSRKEIEELTLKLEVQRTEGTHGGSEINALENRLEEAYKAEKSYWRKKSRCNWLKSGDPHMNRRLLRSVTFEETKRATFSVCTQNAPGSDGFTAKFFQFYWDIVGRDVFKAVCSFFGGGRILKCFNHTQICLIPKIPDARDMTQMGFDERWISWIREVVTTVSYSVLVEEMLLDEIHRMFTQFWWGQRGTEKNMAWISWDKMTRQKREGGLGLKDLKAQNLTLLAEKGVNSSWGWQSLLKGRKVVEKGLGWSIETGESVRIWQDPWLPPPYPFYINPTNNPAATIYRVKDLLRNDRSWNLELINALFFPNTAARICAISLNEDGIDKITWAWNRNGKYDVASGYQIAYAFSHAPIEQFPQAMQNSAIWRRLWSLKMPHKIQLFLWKCIHEKLPVLKLRHQRFLTTLPICLRCGVEEETICYCLLRCKAAKEVWGLSTLAAIALNQPMSTFEEWWKQLTISIGTGREGDRKLTLCAILC, encoded by the exons ATGGCTCCTAAAACTACTATGAAAACTCCTCGGACAGCTAGAAAGAATGTTGTCGCCCGAA GTTCATGCTTGGGTAGAATTCGGGAAGCTGGGGTTTGTGCAACTTTGTTAAGAGAACTGGAGAAGACTCCCGTTGATGTCACTCAGCGCACTTTGACCGATCTACACGCTGAAGTGGCATCCTTAAAGGAGTCAAAAAAGGAGTGGGATG TTGTTAAGGATAACAGTCGCAACCTAGAATGGAGATTGTTTGGGGTGTATCTTAGCACAAACGAAGCAATAAGAGTGGGGCAGTTTCAGGAATTAACTTCACTTATTCAACAATGTGATGGAAGAGTGAtaattttaggagattttaatgCTATTAGAAATCAGGGAGAAAAAGAGGGTAGGAATCCTCGATCTGAGGTCTCAATGGAAAACTTCAActcttttattgatgataataTGCTAATTGATTTGGGGATGTTAGGCGGTCCGTACACATGGACTAATAGAAGAGGAGGAGATGAACTGATTAGAGAGAGGCTGGATCGTGTGATGATCGGTATGCAATGGAGGGAACAATACGGGTTGGTTGTAGTGCGAAGACTATATGAGAATGGTTCTGATCATTCTCCCCTTTTGCTGGATTCTGACCCACCAACATGGAAAAGTAAAAGGCAGTTTAAATTTCAGGAGCGTTGGTGTGGAAATGATGAG CAGCAACATAAGTCAAATTCTAGAAAGGAAATTGAGGAGCTAACTCtcaaactagaagtgcagagaactGAGGGTACCCATGGGGGTTCTGAAATAAATGCATTGGAAAATAGATTGGAAGAAGCTTACAAAGCAGAGAAAAGCTACTGGAGAAAGAAGTCGAGATGCAATTGGCTTAAGAGTGGGGATC CTCACATGAACCGAAGGTTGCTGAGATCGGTTACTTTTGAAGAAACCAAGAGGGCAACATTCAGTGTTTGTACACAAAACGCCCCAGGGAGCGATGGATTCACGGCGAAGTTCTTCCAATTCTATTGGGATATTGTGGGCAGAGATGTATTTAAGGCAGTTTGCAGTTTCTTTGGCGGAGGGAGAATCCTGAAATGTTTTAACCACACCCAAATTTGCCTAATCCCTAAGATTCCAGATGCCAGAGATATGACACAG ATGGGTTTTGATGAGAGATGGATTTCTTGGATTCGGGAGGTGGTCACAACTGTTTCTTACTCGGTTCTTGTGGAAG AAATGCTTCTAGATGAAATACATAGGATGTTTACACAATTTTGGTGGGGTCAACGAGGAACAGAGAAGAATATGGCATGGATCAGCTGGGACAAAATGACTAGACAAAAGAGAGAGGGTGGTCTTGGCCTCAAAGATCTGAAAGCTCAGAATTTGACACTGCTAG CAGAAAAAGGCGTTAATTCTTCTTGGGGCTGGCAGAGTTTATTAAAAGGAAGGAAGGTAGTGGAGAAGGGACTTGGATGGAGTATAGAAACTGGTGAATCAGTACGTATTTGGCAAGACCCTTGGTTGCCCCCTCCATACCCTTTTTATATTAATCCTACCAATAATCCAGCAGCAACAATTTACAGAGTTAAAGATCTATTGAGAAATGATAGAAGTTGGAACCTGGAGCTGATAAACGCACTTTTTTTCCCTAACACAGCTGCTCGAATTTGCGCTATAAGTTTGAATGAAGATGGAATTGACAAGATCACTTGGGCCTGGAATAGGAATGGAAAATATGATGTGGCCTCTGGATATCAAATTGCATATGCTTTCTCTCATGCCCCAATAGAGCAATTTCCACAGGCAATGCAAAACTCAGCAATTTGGAGAAGACTATGGAGCCTGAAAATGCCACACAAGATTCAATTATTTCTATGGAAGTGTATCCATGAAAAACTTCCTGTTCTTAAATTGCGACATCAACGATTCCTAACAACTTTACCGATTTGTCTAAGATGCGGTGTGGAAGAAGAGACCATTTGTTACTGTCTCCTACGTTGCAAGGCTGCGAAAGAAGTTTGGGGTTTGTCTACATTAGCAGCGATAGCACTGAACCAACCCATGAGTACCTTTGAAGAGTGGTGGAAACAGTTGACGATTTCAATTGGAACCGGAAGAGAAGGTGACAGAAAACTGACCTTGTGTGCTATTCTGTGCTAG
- the LOC140183658 gene encoding uncharacterized protein, translated as MVTGQKSLSPMLWNEALDGERLAKVIKGNHGDSHPPRVIFSEEGLAALSVPYKEAIVVKVLGKHMSYTAMVHKLSMVWRLKGGFQVLDVGNGYFLVKFDAFEDRERVLLGGPWMISGFYLAVKPWSPEFYSEEEVFGSTMVWVRFYGLGIRYYHEKAMLRIAAAVGKPVKVDVATKMAARGKYARACVEIDLGVPITRSVEVDGRVLDVEYESLELVCNTCGCYGHVGVDCKLISSISTNIDETGVNEDKEQDHEKMDQVPFSSNIEKPFVFGSATIGIEKNKDKEVHVMEGAHAGDTTWTKVERKAKGKKVFLGRHDQDKSKKVYVNKSSNYVAKGEPAMKGINGVESSLHISKCNQVLKQARNFKLASSGFTSGQGVTSGKQGPGSEWVGAYLQGAGTSKTLFRSNLKRLRPNSLQNSPVENGHSVLGILGYTPIHIEEAQGHSGGIWVLSAWPGVSCNVVAASSQVVCVEFSNGGFSWVCAAIYASPVPSIREEVWRVLTDFSRNYSGPLLAIGDFNEILLSSEVKGGNFVSRRAVRFGALLDECGLIDLGAHGSLYTWFRHMQGNRFISKRLDRAVATDTWCFRFPESYVENLARMHSDHCPIMVRCQGNDRSMKVVPNLQL; from the exons ATGGTGACTGGACAGAAGTCTCTGTCTCCTATGCTTTGGAATGAGGCTTTAGATGGAGAGAGGCTAGCCAAGGTGATCAAAGGGAACCACGGGGATTCGCATCctcctcgggtcatcttctcagaAGAAGGGCTGGCGGCGTTATCTGTACCATATAAGGAAGCGATCGTCGTCAAAGTCTTGGGCAAGCATATGAGTTACACAGCGATGGTGCATAAGTTGAGTATGGTGTGGAGATTGAAGGGTGGGTTTCAAGTTCTGGATGTAGGAAATGGTTATTTTCTGGTGAAGTTTGATGCTTTCGAAGATCGGGAGAGGGTATTACTTGGTGGTCCTTGGATGATATCTGGGTTCTATCTTGCTGTAAAGCCATGGTCACCTGAGTTCTATTCAGAGGAGGAGGTTTTTGGATCCACCATGGTATGGGTACGCTTTTACGGCTTAGGGATTCGTTACTACCATGAGAAGGCTATGTTGAGGATTGCCGCTGCGGTGGGAAAGCCAGTGAAAGTCGATGTAGCAACTAAGATGGCAGCAAGAGGGAAGTATGCGAGGGCTTGTGTGGAGATTGATTTAGGCGTTCCCATTACTCGTAGTGTTGAGGTGGATGGGAGGGTTTTGGATGTTGAATATGAAAGCCTTGAGTTGGTCTGCAATACGTGTGGTTGTTATGGGCATGTTGGCGTGGACTGTAAATTGATTAGTTCAATTTCGACGAACATTGATGAAACAGGGGTGAATGAAGACAAGGAACAAGATCATGAGAAGATGGATCAGGTACCATTTTCTTCTAATATTGAGAAGCCTTTTGTTTTTGGTAGTGCTACAATTGGGATAGAGAAGAATAAGGATAAGGAAGTGCATGTAATGGAAGGGGCACATGCAGGGGATACAACGTGGACCAAGGTGGAAAGAAAGGCAAAGGGCAAGAAGGTCTTTTTGGGTAGGCATGACCAGGATAAGTCCAAAAAAGTTTATGTGAATAAATCTTCTAATTATGTTGCTAAAGGAGAACCTGCTATGAAAGGCATCAATGGGGTTGAATCATCTTTACACATAAGTAAGTGCAATCAAGTGTTAAAACAAGCGAGGAACTTTAAATTAGCTTCGTCAGGTTTTACCTCTGGTCAAGGTGTGACGAGTGGCAAGCAAGGACCTGGTTCAGAATGGGTAGGGGCTTATTTGCAAGGTGCGGGGACTTCTAAAACGCTATTCAGAAGCAATTTAAAGAGATTAAGGCCTAATTCTCTTCAGAATTCTCCGGTTGAGAATGGGCACAGTGTG CTTGGAAT ATTAGGTTATACTCCTATTCATATTGAAGAAGCTCAGGGGCATAGTGGTGGTATTTGGGTGCTCTCTGCATGGCCTGGAGTATCTTGCAATGTCGTGGCAGCGAGTTCGCAAGTGGTGTGTGTTGAGTTTTCGAATGGCGGTTTCTCTTGGGTCTGTGCAGCAATTTATGCAAGTCCCGTTCCTAGCATAAGGGAAGAAGTTTGGAGGGTTTTGACAGATTTTTCCAGAAATTATTCAGGTCCTTTATTAGCTATTGGAGATTTTAATGAGATCCTTCTTTCATCTGAGGTTAAAGGTGGGAACTTTGTCTCTCGAAGGGCAGTGCGGTTTGGAGCTCTCCTAGATGAGTGTGGTTTGATTGATTTGGGAGCTCATGGATCCTTGTACACTTGGTTCAGACATATGCAGGGTAATCGGTTCATCTCAAAGAGGCTGGATAGGGCTGTGGCTACTGATACTTGGTGTTTTCGTTTTCCGGAAAGCTATGTGGAGAATTTGGCGAGGATGCATTCTGACCACTGTCCCATTATGGTGCGATGTCAAGGTAATGATAGATCAATGAAGGTTGTTCCAAATTTGCAGCTATAA